In the genome of Phragmites australis chromosome 9, lpPhrAust1.1, whole genome shotgun sequence, the window CCGGTGGGAAACAAAAGCGCCATTCCGAACCGATGGAGGCGTTCCCCCAGAGCCCGCCCACTCGCTGGTGCTACTCAGAGAGTCAGAGTCCTCGCCTCCTCAGCCGTCCCCCACCACCACggccggggccggggccggccaccatcacaaaagcacaaaaGCCAACCACACCCACACCCACACCCACACTCACGGACTCGGCCGTCCGGTTCCCGGCAGGCATGTGCTGATGGAATTTAGGGGTCAGGAACCCGTCCACGAGACGGGCACCAGCTCCACGCCGCCGCTCGCGCACGCCGCCCTGCCCGGGGCCTCCTCGGGGAACCACGCCCCGGCGGCGGTACCCGAGGTGAGGTACCACGAGTGCCTGCGCAACCACGCGGCAGCGCTGGGCGGGCACGTCGTGGACGGATGCGGGGAGTTCAtgcccggcgccggcgccggggacGACGCGCTCAAGTGCGCGGCCTGCGGCTGCCACCGCAGCTTCCACCGCAAGGACGACGGGCAGCGCCGCCAGCTCATGCTCCCGGCccccgcgcctccgccgccggcgaccCCGCGCGTCCCGctgctcctgccgccgccgccccaccCCTACGCCGCCGCTGGCCACTACGCGCCGCCGTTCCCGTACCACGCCACgcccagcggcagcggcggcacgACGACCGAGTCGTCCAGCGAGGAGCGGGGGCCACCGGCCGCGCACGGCGCGGCAGCGCAGGGGCACTTGCGGCGCAAGCGGTTCCGGACTAAGTTCACGCCGGAGCAGAAGGAGCAGATGCTGGCGTTCGCGGAGCGGGTGGGGTGGCGGATGCAGAAGCAGGACGAGGCGCTCGTGGAGCAGTTCTGCGCGCAGGTCGGCGTGCGGCGGCAGGTGTTCAAGGT includes:
- the LOC133929478 gene encoding zinc-finger homeodomain protein 6-like; this encodes MEFRGQEPVHETGTSSTPPLAHAALPGASSGNHAPAAVPEVRYHECLRNHAAALGGHVVDGCGEFMPGAGAGDDALKCAACGCHRSFHRKDDGQRRQLMLPAPAPPPPATPRVPLLLPPPPHPYAAAGHYAPPFPYHATPSGSGGTTTESSSEERGPPAAHGAAAQGHLRRKRFRTKFTPEQKEQMLAFAERVGWRMQKQDEALVEQFCAQVGVRRQVFKVWMHNNKHSGSGSGSRRQPQLPPQEQQSQQQQQ